A window of the Janthinobacterium agaricidamnosum NBRC 102515 = DSM 9628 genome harbors these coding sequences:
- a CDS encoding accessory factor UbiK family protein produces MDMNNFFNDLHGKISQAIENSPVKDIEKNVKSMMTQGFSKLDLVTREEFDVQAQVLAKTRSKLEALEQRVVELEARLSAPQK; encoded by the coding sequence ATGGACATGAATAATTTTTTTAACGACTTGCATGGCAAGATCAGCCAGGCCATCGAAAACTCGCCGGTCAAGGACATCGAAAAGAACGTCAAATCGATGATGACACAGGGTTTTTCCAAGCTGGACCTGGTGACGCGGGAAGAATTTGATGTGCAGGCGCAAGTACTGGCCAAGACCCGCAGCAAGCTGGAAGCGCTGGAACAGCGCGTGGTCGAGCTGGAAGCACGCCTGAGCGCGCCACAGAAGTAA
- a CDS encoding TorF family putative porin yields MKKLTTKLTLAAALTLAMSAVSGMALAAEEAQQAVPDNVVSYNVALTSDYRYRGISQTRMDPALQGGADYSHTPSGFYAGTWLSTIRWTRDAGGDGDVEWDVYAGKRGELSKDVSYDVGGLGYVYPSHGLDTSANTFELYGQLAYGPAYLKYSLSTTNLFGVPDSKNSGYLDVGLNYEVYQGYVLNLHAGRQNVKNNGALSYNDYKIGVTKDFGVVTVALAAVKADITSLAPNGKNMAKTGLVLTVSKTF; encoded by the coding sequence ATGAAAAAACTGACTACGAAGCTGACTTTGGCCGCCGCGCTGACATTGGCGATGTCGGCTGTGAGCGGCATGGCGCTAGCGGCAGAGGAGGCGCAGCAAGCTGTGCCGGACAATGTAGTCAGTTACAACGTGGCGTTGACCAGCGATTATCGCTACCGGGGCATCTCCCAGACTCGCATGGACCCGGCCTTGCAGGGCGGCGCCGACTATAGCCACACGCCTAGCGGTTTTTATGCGGGCACCTGGTTGTCGACGATACGCTGGACCAGGGATGCGGGCGGCGATGGCGATGTCGAGTGGGATGTCTATGCCGGCAAGCGCGGCGAATTGAGCAAGGATGTGAGCTATGACGTCGGCGGCCTGGGATATGTCTATCCATCGCATGGCCTGGACACCAGCGCCAATACGTTTGAATTGTATGGCCAGCTGGCTTATGGCCCGGCCTACCTCAAGTATTCGCTGTCGACCACCAATCTGTTCGGTGTGCCTGACAGTAAGAACAGCGGCTATCTCGATGTCGGCTTGAATTATGAGGTGTACCAGGGGTATGTCTTGAACCTGCATGCGGGACGGCAGAACGTCAAGAACAATGGCGCACTGAGTTATAACGATTACAAAATTGGCGTGACCAAGGATTTCGGTGTCGTCACCGTGGCCCTGGCCGCAGTCAAGGCGGATATCACTTCGCTAGCGCCGAACGGAAAAAATATGGCCAAAACCGGCCTTGTCCTGACAGTATCCAAAACCTTTTAA
- a CDS encoding P-II family nitrogen regulator gives MKMITAIIKPFKLDEVREALSAINVQGITVTEVKGFGRQKGHTELYRGAEYVVDFLPKTKIEAAVDDAIVDQAIEAIEKAARTGKIGDGKIFVYNLEQVIRIRTGETGNDAL, from the coding sequence ATGAAAATGATAACTGCCATTATTAAACCGTTTAAGCTCGACGAGGTCCGTGAAGCCTTGTCGGCTATCAACGTACAAGGTATTACGGTGACCGAAGTCAAGGGTTTCGGCCGCCAAAAAGGCCATACCGAGCTGTATCGTGGCGCCGAATATGTCGTCGACTTCTTACCGAAAACCAAAATTGAAGCCGCTGTCGACGACGCCATCGTCGACCAGGCGATCGAGGCGATCGAAAAGGCTGCCCGCACCGGCAAGATCGGCGACGGCAAGATTTTTGTGTACAACCTGGAACAAGTCATCCGCATCCGTACCGGCGAAACCGGTAACGACGCGCTTTAA
- a CDS encoding ammonium transporter → MNKNITRLLAGIACLFAFGLSAPSFADAPAKPDAAAASAATAVPAAVAPAVAPAPVAAAPAAAVPAEAAAAAPAAAPTPNKGDTAWMMVATLLVILMTIPGLALFYGGLVRSKNMLSVLLQVFMIFALIIVLWCIYGYSLAFTEGNAFYGKFDRVFLNGIWDPVKATFSTAATFSKGVVIPEFVFVAFQGTFAAITCGLIVGAFAERAKFTAVLAFVVLWFTFGYLPVAHMVWFWNGPDSIKDAATLAAETAKAGWIWQKGALDFAGGTVVHINAAIAGLVGAIMIGKRVGYGRESMAPHSLTMTMVGASLLWVGWFGFNAGSALEAGDVAALAFINTLLATAAATLSWVFGEWITKGKPSMLGGASGAVAGLVAITPAAGFVGPMGGLVMGLLAGIVCLWGVNGLKRLIGADDTLDVFGVHGVGGILGALLTGVFAAPQLGGQGIFDYTTNKMSADAYSIGGQVWIQAQAVGTTIIWSAVISVIAYKLVDLVIGLRVPEEEEREGLDITSHGESAYHS, encoded by the coding sequence ATGAATAAAAATATAACAAGATTGCTCGCTGGGATAGCCTGTCTGTTTGCATTCGGCTTGTCGGCGCCGAGCTTTGCCGATGCGCCGGCCAAGCCGGATGCCGCCGCTGCAAGCGCCGCTACTGCCGTTCCTGCGGCTGTTGCCCCCGCCGTTGCCCCGGCGCCGGTCGCCGCCGCTCCTGCCGCCGCCGTTCCCGCTGAAGCGGCTGCCGCTGCGCCTGCCGCCGCACCGACCCCGAACAAGGGCGACACCGCCTGGATGATGGTCGCCACGCTGCTGGTGATCTTGATGACCATCCCCGGCCTGGCGCTGTTTTACGGCGGCCTGGTACGCTCGAAAAACATGTTGTCCGTCTTGCTGCAAGTATTCATGATCTTTGCCTTGATCATCGTCTTGTGGTGCATCTACGGTTATTCGCTGGCCTTTACCGAGGGCAACGCCTTCTACGGCAAGTTCGACCGCGTATTCCTGAACGGTATCTGGGACCCGGTCAAAGCCACCTTCTCGACCGCCGCCACGTTCAGCAAAGGCGTGGTGATTCCTGAATTCGTGTTTGTCGCCTTCCAGGGCACCTTCGCCGCGATTACCTGCGGCCTGATCGTCGGCGCCTTCGCCGAACGCGCCAAATTCACCGCCGTGCTGGCTTTCGTGGTGCTGTGGTTCACCTTCGGCTACTTGCCTGTGGCGCACATGGTCTGGTTCTGGAACGGTCCTGATTCGATCAAGGACGCGGCCACGCTGGCTGCCGAAACCGCCAAGGCCGGCTGGATCTGGCAAAAAGGCGCGCTGGACTTTGCCGGCGGCACCGTGGTGCACATCAACGCCGCGATTGCCGGCCTGGTGGGCGCCATCATGATCGGCAAGCGTGTCGGCTACGGCCGTGAATCGATGGCGCCGCATTCGCTGACGATGACCATGGTCGGCGCGTCGCTGCTGTGGGTCGGCTGGTTCGGCTTCAACGCCGGTTCGGCGCTGGAAGCGGGCGACGTCGCCGCGCTGGCCTTCATCAATACCTTGCTGGCCACCGCCGCCGCCACGCTGTCGTGGGTGTTCGGCGAATGGATTACCAAGGGCAAGCCATCGATGCTGGGTGGCGCTTCCGGCGCCGTGGCCGGCCTGGTCGCGATCACTCCGGCGGCCGGTTTTGTCGGTCCGATGGGCGGCCTGGTGATGGGCTTGCTGGCTGGTATCGTCTGCCTGTGGGGCGTGAATGGCTTGAAACGTTTGATCGGCGCCGACGATACGCTGGATGTGTTCGGCGTGCATGGCGTCGGCGGCATCCTGGGCGCCTTGCTGACCGGTGTGTTCGCTGCACCGCAATTGGGCGGCCAAGGCATTTTCGACTACACCACCAATAAAATGTCGGCCGATGCCTATTCGATCGGCGGCCAGGTGTGGATACAGGCGCAAGCCGTCGGCACCACGATTATCTGGTCGGCGGTGATCTCGGTGATCGCTTATAAGCTGGTGGACCTGGTCATCGGCCTGCGGGTACCGGAAGAAGAAGAGCGCGAAGGGCTGGACATCACCAGCCATGGCGAATCGGCTTACCACTCCTGA